A single window of Leptospiraceae bacterium DNA harbors:
- a CDS encoding rhodanese-like domain-containing protein translates to MSPEELKRKLGEREKGNDDFILVDVRNPNEQEIAVIPGTDLLIPLHDFDLEMSKLESYKKEGKEVIVYCRSGGRSTTAYGKLKRNGFTKVSNLEGGILSYSDEADPSIPKY, encoded by the coding sequence ATTAGTCCTGAAGAGCTTAAAAGAAAGTTAGGCGAAAGAGAAAAAGGAAACGATGATTTTATTTTAGTGGATGTTAGGAACCCGAATGAACAAGAAATCGCAGTAATTCCAGGAACAGACTTATTAATCCCATTGCACGACTTTGATTTAGAAATGTCAAAATTAGAATCATATAAAAAAGAGGGAAAGGAAGTCATAGTATACTGTAGAAGTGGTGGTCGATCCACAACTGCTTACGGAAAGTTAAAACGAAACGGCTTTACTAAAGTGTCTAATTTGGAAGGAGGAATTCTTTCCTACTCCGATGAAGCAGACCCGTCTATCCCAAAGTATTGA